From one Cynocephalus volans isolate mCynVol1 chromosome X, mCynVol1.pri, whole genome shotgun sequence genomic stretch:
- the RAI2 gene encoding retinoic acid-induced protein 2 → MDDLQSQNLPMDMTDSPPALANNRLENGMAQLITTEAWNINSTDLVKKALVTVPAPSILNPPAESQSGMALKVAATVLQPLCLGESPVVMPIHMQVEGSSPPELNPNGNATYVMTTQGPVQLPVVLEQHVFQHLNSPLVLPQEAPCSSNAIHNNLFQGAEDSEAQPQLLDLRIPSQPQEPTLPFEAVLQNLFPSQGTLGPPPCQPPPGYAPVPPQPFNSPLSPLVPPATLLVPYPVIVPLPVPVPIPIPIPVPQSSESKFSPSFSKSPSSFGLHSFKGTQTPLEKDELKPFDILQPKEYFQLSRHTVIKMGSDNEALDLSMKSVPWLKAGEVSPPVFQEDAALDLSLTAHRKSEPTPETLYDSSGSADSPGHTVMEKLPSAMEMPFTPATPHEASATMDSHCSSSATAEMFSHPSHPSHPSHPSGEVKAENNIEIGSESQAAKVIVSVEDAVPTIFCGKIKGLSGVSTKNFSFKREDSMLQGYDINSQGEESMGNSEPLRKPVKNRGIKLKKVNSQEIHMLPIKKQRLATFFPRK, encoded by the coding sequence ATGGACGACCTGCAGTCCCAGAACCTCCCCATGGACATGACCGACTCCCCTCCCGCCCTGGCCAATAACAGACTGGAGAATGGCATGGCCCAGCTGATCACCACTGAGGCCTGGAACATCAACTCCACCGACCTGGTAAAGAAGGCTCTGGTGACCGTGCCGGCCCCGTCCATTCTGAACCCTCCTGCCGAGTCCCAGAGCGGCATGGCTCTGAAGGTGGCGGCCACCGTGCTGCAGCCCCTGTGCCTCGGGGAGAGCCCGGTGGTGATGCCCATTCACATGCAAGTGGAGGGAAGCTCCCCACCGGAGCTCAACCCCAACGGCAATGCCACCTACGTCATGACCACACAGGGCCCCGTGCAGCTGCCCGTGGTGCTAGAGCAGCACGTCTTTCAGCATCTCAACTCCCCCCTGGTCCTGCCACAGGAGGCCCCATGCTCCTCCAATGCCATCCACAACAACCTCTTCCAGGGAGCCGAGGACTCTGAggctcagccccagctcctggaCCTGAGGATCCCCAGCCAGCCACAGGAGCCCACGTTGCCATTTGAGGCTGTGCTCCAGAATTTGTTTCCCTCCCAGGGCACTCTTGGCCCCCCACCCTGCCAACCTCCTCCTGGATATGCCCCTGTGCCTCCCCAGCCCTTTAACTCCCCTCTGTCCCCCCTGGTCCCACCGGCCACCCTCTTGGTGCCCTACCCTGTGATTGTCCCCTTGCCTGTGCCAGTCCCCATTCCCATCCCCATCCCAGTGCCTCAGAGTTCTGAATCCAAGTTTAGTCCCAGTTTCTCCAAGTCTCCGTCTTCCTTCGGCCTGCACTCCTTTAAAGGCACCCAGACTCCTCTGGAAAAGGATGAACTGAAGCCCTTCGACATCCTCCAGCCCAAGGAGTACTTCCAGCTCAGCCGCCACACTGTCATCAAGATGGGGAGTGACAACGAAGCCCTGGACCTCTCCATGAAGTCGGTGCCCTGGCTCAAGGCTGGTGAAGTCAGTCCTCCAGTCTTCCAGGAAGATGCGGCCCTAGACCTGTCACTGACAGCCCACCGGAAATCTGAGCCTACCCCTGAGACACTGTATGACAGCAGTGGGTCAGCCGACAGCCCAGGTCACACCGTGATGGAGAAACTACCCAGTGCCATGGAAATGCCCTTCACCCCTGCCACGCCCCACGAGGCCTCAGCCACAATGGATAGCCACTGCAGCAGCAGCGCCACCGCCGAGATGTTCAGCCACCCCAGCCACCCCAGCCACCCCAGCCACCCCAGCGGCGAGGTCAAGGCTGAAAATAACATTGAGATTGGGAGCGAGTCCCAGGCAGCTAAGGTCATCGTCTCAGTCGAAGACGCTGTGCCTACCATATTCTGTGGCAAGATCAAAGGCCTCTCGGGGGTGTCCACCAAAAACTTCTCCTTCAAAAGAGAAGACTCCATGCTTCAGGGCTACGACATCAACAGCCAAGGAGAAGAATCCATGGGAAACTCGGAGCCCCTTAGGAAACCCGTCAAAAACCGGGGCATAAAGTTAAAGAAAGTGAACTCCCAGGAAATACACATGCTCCCAATCAAAAAACAACGGCTGGCCACCTTTTTTCCTAGAAAGTAa